In Vidua chalybeata isolate OUT-0048 chromosome 9, bVidCha1 merged haplotype, whole genome shotgun sequence, a genomic segment contains:
- the LOC128791910 gene encoding dimethylaniline monooxygenase [N-oxide-forming] 2-like, with the protein MDTCSQSRPGVFCWGWEEGTGSAAARAVVFPAALTAACHLLQASMVRRVAVIGAGAAGLASVKCCLDEGLEPTCFESSEDIGGVWHYTDSTDSRRVTVYRSVITNTSKEMSCFSDFPFPEDFPNYLPHSLVLEYLRMYARHFDLLQHVHFQTTVLSVRKRPDFSTSGQWEVVTKTHGVRESHVFDAVMVCTGHYQEPYLPLASFPGIESRFKGQRLHSREYRDVQDFRGKRVLVVGIGNTGGDLSVELSRVAAKVFLSSRSHTWVISRVSDHGFPLDMVSTTRFNSLLEWLLPSALTRRIKFRKFNSWFNHTNYGLASSKSSKFKVIVNEELPFCLLSGTVVLKPNVKEFTESSAVFEDGTTEENIDVVLFATGYNFSFPFLEEPVRSAINDNRSLYNCIFPPQLEKPTLAIIGLIQLTGSIMVGSEMQARWVTGVFAGWNKLPPPRRMMAEVLKRKPPVKRNPSERENLKMSFISYVDKIAACAGVKPSVSRLLLTDPQLGLAIFFGPCSPYQYRLVGRGRWSGARAAILTQRQRSLKPLRTRLLADSSSSSSGWCWMCLLALPAALAAAWLFSKFPQPGWSPRAGPQL; encoded by the exons ATGGAcacctgcagccagagcagacCAGGGGTGTTTTGCTGGGGATGGGAAGAAGGGActggttctgctgctgccagggctgttgTGTTTCCAGCTGCTCTCACAGCAGCCTGTCACCTGCTGCAGGCCAGCATGGTCCGGCGCGTGGCCGTGAtcggggccggggctgcgggctTGGCCTCTGTCAAGTGCTGCCTGgatgaggggctggagcccacCTGCTTCGAGAGCAGCGAGGACATCGGCGGCGTCTGGCACTACACG GACTCCACAGACAGCAGGAGGGTCACTGTGTACCGCTCAGTCATCACCAACACCTCCAAGGAGATGTCCTGCTTCAGCGACTTCCCCTTCCCCGAGGATTTTCCCAATTacctgccccacagcctggTCCTGGAATACCTCAGGATGTACGCCCGGCACTTTGACCTCCTGCAGCACGTACACTTCCAG ACAACAGTTCTCAGCGTGAGGAAGCGCCCAGATTTCAGCACCTCAGGTCAGTGGGAGGTGGTCACCAAGACCCACGGTGTCCGTGAGTCCCACGTCTTCGACGCTGTCATGGTTTGCACCGGCCACTACCAGGAGCCCTACTTGCCATTGGCTTCTTTCCCAG GCATTGAAAGTCGCTTCAAAGGCCAGCGCCTGCACAGCCGGGAGTACAGAGATGTGCAGGACTTCCGAGGAAAGCGCGTCCTGGTGGTTGGCATCGGCAACACCGGCGGTGACCTCTCTGTGGAGCTGAGCCGTGTGGCTGCCAAG GTgttcctcagcagcaggagccacacGTGGGTCATCAGCCGAGTCTCAGACCACGGCTTCCCCTTGGACATGGTCAGCACCACCCGCTTCAACTCCCTCCTGGAGTGGCTTCTCCCATCAGCCCTCACAAGGAGGATCAAGTTTCGGAAGTTCAATTCATGGTTCAACCACACAAACTATGGCTTGGCTTCCAGCAAGAG CTCCAAATTTAAGGTGATTGTCAATGAAGAGCTGCCATTCTGCCTCCTCTCTGGGACTGTGGTGTTGAAGCCAAACGTGAAGGAGTTCACTGAAAGCTCCGCTGTTTTCGAAGATGGGACAACCGAAGAAAACATTGACGTGGTGCTCTTTGCCACAGGCTACaacttttccttccccttcctcgAGGAGCCTGTTCGCAGCGCCATCAACGACAACCGTTCCCTCTACAACTGCatcttccctccccagctggaaaagcccaCGCTGGCCATCATTGGCTTGATCCAGCTGACGGGCTCCATTATGGTGGGATCAGAAATGCAGGCTCGCTGGGTGACAGGGGTCTTTGCAG GCTGGAACAAGCTGCCTCCCCCCCGCAGGATGATGGCTGAGGTTTTGAAGAGGAAGCCACCAGTCAAAAG GAATCCGTCTGAGAGGGAGAACCTGAAGATGAGTTTTATCAGCTACGTGGACAAAATCGCTGCGTGTGCTGGCGTCAAGCCCAGCGTGTCgaggctgctgctgacagaCCCCCAGCTGGGCCTGGCCATCTTTTTTGGGCCCTGCTCCCCCTACCAGTACCGGCTGGTGGGACGGGGCAGGTGGAGCGGGGCCAGAGCTGCCATCCTGACCCAGCGGCAGCGCTCGCTGAAGCCCCTGAGAACGCGCCTGCTGgctgacagctccagcagctcctcgggCTGGTGCTGGATGtgcctcctggctctgccagcagctctcgCAGCAGCTTGGCTCTTCTCTAAATtcccccagccaggctggagcccgCGGGCAGGTCCCCAGCTGTAG